In a single window of the Gossypium hirsutum isolate 1008001.06 chromosome D02, Gossypium_hirsutum_v2.1, whole genome shotgun sequence genome:
- the LOC107927701 gene encoding receptor-like protein 6, whose amino-acid sequence MDTLHFLISLFLFSCFLSLVLPFSPPQTHLPKQCLDDQRAPLLQLQHHLYYAPNFTFSSKFDLWDVNTDCCSWEGVTCDAYGHVVGIDLSYKNLSGSFHSIFDLHRLQHLNLAGNNFNTTVFVWVHISFLSKLILDGNAISYLPPNFLVNSSRLVSLSLSACNLNGQFPTGILLLPKIQSIDISSNDQLMGQLPEFPVNNALLSLSLHDTNFSGKLPHSIGNLKFLTNLELYYCNFFGPIPSSIANLSHLVNFDLSSNKLSGSIHSSLFTLPLLKTLYLGENQLVGKIDEFPNASSSSIERLYIGNNYLTGLIPKSILQLPSLERLYIEGNSFSTMKLDMFVQLNNLRTLWLNNISLLIESDNRSLTFPQLESLRVRSCNLTEFPGFINRQDKLVDLDLSNNHIHGVVPNWLWKSSLSRVDLSFNMIDFPKQLPLNDANFSFPMLTELNLGSCNISAFPEFIKTQDKLVVLDLSNNHIHGVVPNWLWKSSL is encoded by the exons ATGGACACTCTTCATTTCCTTATTTCACTCTTCCTCTTCTCATGCTTCCTTTCTCTTGTCTTGCCTTTTTCACCTCCTCAAACTCATCTCCCTAAGCAATGCCTTGATGACCAGAGAGCTCCTCTGCTGCAATTGCAGCATCATCTTTACTATGCCCCTAATTTTACTTTCTCTTCCAAATTTGACCTCTGGGATGTCAACACTGATTGTTGTTCTTGGGAAGGAGTCACTTGTGATGCTTATGGTCATGTCGTTGGCATTGATCTTAGTTACAAAAACCTTTCAGGCAGCTTCCACTCCATATTCGATCTCCATCGTCTTCAACACCTTAATCTTGCTGGAAACAACTTTAATACCACTGTTTTCGTATGG GTCCACATCTCTTTTCTTTCCAAACTTATCCTTGATGGGAACGCAATCTCTTATTTACCGCCCAATTTCTTGGTAAATTCCTCTCGTTTGGTTTCTCTCAGTTTGAGTGCTTGCAATTTGAATGGGCAATTTCCAACCGGAATTCTCTTATTGCCAAAAATTCAAAGCATTGACATTTCAAGCAATGACCAACTTATGGGTCAGTTGCCAGAATTTCCAGTAAACAATGCATTACTGAGTCTGTCACTTCATGACACAAATTTCAGTGGAAAACTACCCCATTCAATTGGTAATCTTAAGTTCCTGACAAATTTAGAGCTTTATTATTGCAATTTTTTTGGACCCATTCCATCGTCAATTGCAAATCTTAGTCATCTGGTGAACTTCGATCTAAGTTCAAACAAGCTTTCTGGATCAATACATTCTTCTTTATTTACTCTTCCATTGTTGAAGACCTTGTATCTTGGAGAAAATCAATTGGTTGGGAAAATTGATGAGTTCCCCAATGCATCTTCTTCTTCGATTGAGAGATTATATATTGGCAATAATTATTTAACAGGACTAATCCCAAAGTCAATCCTTCAACTTCCAAGTCTTGAACGACTTTATATCGAAGGCAATAGCTTCAGTACCATGAAGCTTGACATGTTTGTCCAACTCAACAACTTAAGGACTCTCTGGCTAAACAATATAAGCTTGTTAATTGAAAGCGACAACAGAAGTCTTACTTTTCCCCAATTAGAGAGCCTAAGAGTAAGGTCATGCAACCTTACTGAATTTCCAGGATTCATTAACAGGCAAGACAAGTTGGTTGACTTAGATCTTTCTAACAATCATATCCATGGTGTTGTGCCTAATTGGTTGTGGAAGAGCAGCCTTTCAAGGGTAGACCTTTCTTTCAATATGATTGATTTTCCAAAACAGCTTCCCTTAAATGATGCAAACTTCTCATTTCCAATGTTGACAGAATTGAATTTGGGATCCTGTAACATAAGTGCGTTTCCAGAGTTCATCAAAACACAAGACAAGTTGGTTGTGTTAGATCTTTCTAACAACCATATCCATGGTGTTGTGCCTAATTGGTTGTGGAAGAGCAGTCTTTAA
- the LOC121214458 gene encoding receptor-like protein 33: MMQITNDDKAKRVYIGDDYYRDSVTIVNRGIEMFYQKVLTILTCLDLSNNSFHGRIPEEIQMLRSLRVMNLSNNGFSGEIPFAFENLKDLESLDLSRNKLSGKIPAQLTSLTFLAGLNLSYNQLEGSIPQSNQFITFTNDSYRGNPKLCGLPLSRKCNEVGLPMPPPPGEDEDSWLYALSTWKIALIGYASGLVVGLCIGYTALNELGNKWVDKFKKCGKRNRRRCR, from the coding sequence atgATGCAGATAACAAATGACGATAAAGCTAAGCGGGTTTACATTGGGGACGACTATTATCGAGACTCTGTGACAATTGTTAACAGAGGGATTGAAATGTTCTACCAGAAAGTCTTGACAATTCTTACTTGTCTTGACCTTTCCAACAATAGTTTCCATGGGAGAATACCAGAAGAGATACAAATGCTGAGGTCACTCAGAGTGATGAACTTATCCAACAATGGCTTTTCTGGTGAAATCCCATTTGCATTTGAAAATCTAAAAGATCTTGAATCTTTGGATCTCTCAAGAAACAAGCTGTCAGGGAAGATTCCTGCACAACTTACAAGTTTAACTTTCTTAGCAGGATTGAACTTGTCTTACAACCAACTTGAAGGGAGCATACCACAAAGCAACCAATTCATTACATTTACAAATGATTCCTACCGTGGGAACCCAAAATTGTGTGGGCTGCCATTGTCAAGGAAATGCAATGAAGTTGGTCTTCCAATGCCACCACCTCCAGGGGAAGATGAAGATTCATGGTTATATGCTCTGTCTACTTGGAAAATTGCGTTGATAGGTTATGCTAGCGGATTAGTCGTTGGGCTATGTATTGGATATACAGCGCTGAATGAGTTGGGAAACAAATGGGTTGACAAGTTCAAAAAGTGTGGGAAAAGAAATAGAAGAAGATGTAGGTGA
- the LOC107927715 gene encoding uncharacterized N-acetyltransferase p20: MEVTSVVQLDQTKAKDEYPNLSLRPLQVSDVDDFMVWASDEKVTRFCTWEPYTNKEDGLNYIKNIVVPHPWLRAICIDDRPVGAISVSANSGNDKCRGELGYVLAFKYWGKGIVTRAVKMVVETIFVEWPHLERLEALVDVENVGSQRVLEKAGFQREGVLRKYLIVKGRSRDRVMLSFLSTDYQS; the protein is encoded by the coding sequence ATGGAAGTAACCTCTGTTGTTCAATTAGACCAAACCAAAGCCAAAGATGAATATCCCAACCTATCTCTCCGACCATTACAAGTTTCAGATGTGGATGATTTCATGGTCTGGGCCAGTGATGAAAAAGTGACACGTTTCTGTACTTGGGAACCTTATACCAACAaagaagatggcttgaattacatAAAGAACATTGTTGTGCCTCATCCTTGGTTAAGAGCAATATGTATTGACGACCGACCGGTTGGTGCTATTTCGGTGAGTGCAAATTCAGGCAATGATAAATGCAGGGGTGAACTTGGGTATGTTTTGGCATTCAAATATTGGGGTAAAGGGATTGTAACGAGAGCTGTGAAGATGGTGGTTGAGACCATATTTGTTGAATGGCCACATTTGGAGAGACTCGAGGCTTTGGTTGATGTTGAAAATGTGGGGTCTCAAAGGGTGCTTGAAAAAGCTGGGTTCCAAAGAGAAGGTGTTTTGAGGAAGTATTTAATAGTAAAAGGGAGGTCTAGAGACAGGGTTATGTTGAGTTTTCTTTCTACTGATTATCAGAGTTGA
- the LOC107927633 gene encoding homocysteine S-methyltransferase 3 — translation MGLEGVEPSSFMADFLAGCGGYAVVDGGLATELERHGQDLNDPLWSAKCLISFPQLVRRVHLDYLEAGANVIIGASYQATIQGFEAKGLSIEEAETLIKRSVEIACEAREIYLQRCAKGYWDFLDSPKIDRHPVLVAASVGSYGAYLADGSEYSGNYGASVTLETLKEFHRRRLQILANSGADLIAFETIPNKLEAQAYVELLKEENIDIPAWFSFSSTDGTNVVSGDPITECAKIADSCSQVVAVGINCTPPRLIHGLILSIRKVTNKPVIIYPNSGETYNGETKQWEKTRGETEEDFVSYVGKWRDAGACLFGGCCRTTPNTIRAISRALFDKSS, via the exons ATGGGATTGGAAGGCGTGGAACCGTCGTCGTTTATGGCAGATTTTCTAGCAGGGTGCGGTGGTTATGCGGTGGTGGACGGTGGGTTGGCCACCGAGCTTGAACGCCATGGTCAAGACCTCAATGATCCTCTATGGAGTGCCAAATGTCTTATCTCTTTTCCCCAACTGGTTCGAAGG GTTCACCTAGATTACCTTGAAGCAGGTGCAAATGTGATTATAGGTGCATCATATCAGGCCACCATTCAGGGTTTTGAAGCCAAAGGTCTATCGATTGAAGAAGCTGAAACTTTAATCAAGAGAAGTGTTGAAATTGCATGTGAAGCTCGCGAAATTTATCTCCAAAGATGTGCCAAAGGTTATTGGGACTTCCTTGATAGTCCGAAAATTGATCGACATCCGGTTCTAGTTGCCGCTTCAGTCGGCAGCTATGGTGCTTATTTGGCTGATGGATCCGAGTATAG TGGCAACTATGGTGCTTCGGTGACATTGGAAACATTGAAGGAGTTCCATAGGAGAAGGCTGCAGATTTTGGCCAACTCGGGTGCCGATCTCATTGCGTTCGAAACAATTCCAAACAAGCTAGAAGCTCAG GCATACGTAGAGCTTCTCAAGGAGGAAAATATAGACATCCCAGCTTGGTTTTCATTTAGTTCAACAGATGGAACCAATGTGGTTAGTGGTGATCCCATTACAGAATGTGCCAAAATTGCAGATTCATGCAGCCAAGTTGTTGCTGTAGGCATCAACTGTACCCCTCCAAGGCTCATCCATGGACTCATTCTCTCTATTAGAAAG GTGACAAATAAACCAGTGATCATATATCCCAACAGTGGTGAGACTTACAATGGAGAAACCAAGCAATGGGAG AAAACAAGAGGGGAAACAGAAGAGGATTTTGTGTCATATGTAGGGAAATGGAGAGATGCAGGAGCTTGTCTCTTTGGTGGTTGCTGTAGGACTACTCCTAACACCATAAGAGCTATATCAAGGGCTCTCTTTGACAAATCGTCCTGA